Proteins from a single region of Engystomops pustulosus chromosome 5, aEngPut4.maternal, whole genome shotgun sequence:
- the LOC140133905 gene encoding uncharacterized protein: MATIYKRQSKEALVHLCEQRGIDPADKSKELLVCALMEQDAEQGSGTAQGSQDMDINPGRVSPEATHSRSPQEGMDVSLQMALQQLGECDPSLRLQLILQFNQAAAAREERAAREKERAAAEREERAAAEREERAAAEREERAAAEREERAAAERQADREFRLEMARIERGINSVQPQSQDVDPKRPRQERFPVLDKDGDLDIFLRSFEKTCRQYHLPREQWAQYLSPGLRGKALEVFADLPLELDEDYDAIKAALIKKYNLTPEVYRKKFRSVKRETTESYADTVGNLRTTFLQWTRGLSVNSREDLEDLMIKDQFLHICPVDVRQFVCDREPKTADEAAQIADSYTANRMPEAKRETSPQRSTSWKEKQARTTSQPSVSKVGENLTLRESINQGDMRKCFNCNKVGHLRSACPERGATVYSTVPVVMLLSGDMDKLQHHMQTVIVGDRVTQGLRDSGASYSLVRPEVINPEDIIPEKTLPVKGITGCHPGVPVAKVFMDWGSGRGIRQVGVSQELPVDVLLGNDLGKMTTVYVPDVQQSYEKMGRSPRGLVWEGGQDSKSKAMPAPEPEVSQYEEATGEGVVNGPPEITLQSADMVKDRTVIDSTGHNCTSNTSKPPQLAQEE; encoded by the exons atggcaaccatctacaagagacagagcaaggaggctctagtccacctctgtgagcagagaggtatcgacccggctgacaagtccaaagagctgctggtttgtgctttgatggagcaagatgcagagcaaggatctggcacggctcaagggagccaagatatggacattaatcctggaagagtttcccctgaggctacccacagcaggagccctcaggaaggcatggatgtgtctctacaaatggccctacagcagctaggtgaatgtgaccctagcctgcgcctgcagcttatccttcaatttaatcaggcggccgcagcgcgagaggagagagcagcgcgagagaaggagagagcagcagcagagagagaggagagagcagccgcagagagagaggagagagcagccgcagagagagaggagagagcagccgcagagagagaggagagagcagccgcagagcgccaggctgatagagaattcaggctggaaatggcgcgtattgaaaggggtatcaattctgtgcaaccccaatcccaagatgtagaccccaaaagacctcgtcaagaacgttttccagtactggacaaggatggggacttggacatttttctgcgatcgtttgagaagacctgcagacaataccatctgccccgtgagcagtgggcacagtatttaagcccagggctaagaggcaaagccctggaagtatttgctgaccttcctcttgagcttgatgaggactatgatgctataaaagctgctttgattaaaaagtacaacctaactccagaggtgtaccgcaagaagttccggagtgtaaagcgagaaacaactgagagctacgctgatacagtaggcaacttacggactacctttctacagtggacccgaggactttctgtcaacagccgtgaggacctggaggatctcatgataaaagatcagtttctgcacatttgtcctgtggatgtacgacagtttgtttgtgacagggagcctaaaactgcggatgaagctgcgcagattgcagactcctataccgccaaccggatgcctgaagcAAAGAGGGAAACTTCCCCCCAAAGGTCCACcagctggaaggagaaacaagccaggacaacatcacagccttctgtctccaaagtgggtgagaaccttacactgagggagtctataaatcagggggatatgcgcaaatgttttaattgtaacaaagtgggtcatctgaggtctgcgtgcccagagagaggggcaactgtctactctacagtaccagtagtcatgctgctttctggtgatatggacaagttacagcaccatatgcagactgtgatagtgggtgatagagtcacccagggattaagagactcaggggcaAGTTATTCTTTAGTTCGCCCTGAGGTTATAAACCCTgaggacatcattccagaaaagactttgcctgtgaaggggataaccggatgccatccaggagtgcccgttgccaaggtttttatggactggggttctggtagaggtatcagacaagtgggagtgtcacaagaattgcctgtggatgtattgttgggaaatgatttgggaaaaatgacaactgtgtatgtgcctgatgtacaacaatcatatgagaaaatgggcagaagcccaaggggactggtttgggaaggaggacaggatagcaagagcaaggctatgcctgctccagaaccagaggtgtcccagtatgaggaagctacgggggagggggtggtgaacgggcccccagagataaccctacagtcagcagatatggtgaagg ACCGTACAGTAATAGATAGCACCGGCCACAACTGCACATCAAACACATCAAAACCCCCTCAACTTGCACAAGAAGAATAA